One genomic segment of Primulina tabacum isolate GXHZ01 chromosome 9, ASM2559414v2, whole genome shotgun sequence includes these proteins:
- the LOC142556870 gene encoding secreted RxLR effector protein 161-like, with product MYPKTDGEIEMMTRISYASSIGSIMYGMISTRSGVAYALSVASRYQANTDSMHWNAVKDILNYLRRTKSLFMIYGDDSKSIYVSVSMLNGANVSWKRSKQDTVADSITEAGYIDASAAAKEAVWMRNFVQ from the exons ATGTACCCCAAGACTGATggagagatagagatgatgacacgtatttcATATGCGTCatccattggtagtatcatgtatggtatgatatcaacGCGTTCTGGTGTTGCTTATGCTCTGAGTGttgcaagcagatatcaggcgaacacTGATTCAATGCATTGGAatgccgtgaaagatattcttaactacttgagaaggactaagagcTTGTTCATgatctatgggg atgattcgaaatcgatcTATGTATCTGTATCCATGCTAAATGGTGCGAATGTCTCTTGGAAACGTTcaaagcaagacaccgttgcggattccatcACTGAAGCTGGATACATTGatgcatctgctgcagccaaagaggcagtttggatgagaaaTTTTGTCCAATAG